The window ACCGACAGGGGAGGACTACCACGCCTCGGACTTGCGAGAGCTGAATCGCCAGTTGGTGGACAGCGAGCAGCGCCTGCGCCTGGCGCTCGAGACCGGCCGCATCGGACTCTGGGTATGGAACTCCTCGGACGTGGCCAACGCCGGAGACTGGTCGCCGCGACTGCGAGAGATATTCGGCATCCCGCTCACGGCCGAGGTGACACATGATGTGTTTTTGAACTGCGTGCATCCCGATGACCGCGAGAAAGTCGATGCCGCCGTGATGAACGCCCTCGGCGGCGCCAATGATGGCGAGTACCGCATGGAGTACCGCTCGATCCACCCGCGGGATGGATCTCTGCACTGGGTCACCGCGCATGGTCAGGCTTTTTTCGACGATCAGAAGCGCCCGATCCGTTTCATCGGCACGGTGATGGATATTACCGACCGCAAGGAGGCTGAAGTCGAGCTATCCAGTCTCAACCGCGAGCTGGAGTCGCGCATCGCGGAGCGAACCCGCGAGCTGGAGCTCGCGAATGCCGCTTTGCTGCGGAGTGAGGATCGGCTGCGACGGGTCATCGACACGATCCCCGGGCTCGTCTTCACCAGTTCGCCGGAAGGCTCTTTTGATTACCTGAACAAGCGCTGGCTCGACTATACCGGCATGTCGCTCGAGGACTCCACCGGCTGGGGCTGGCAGGTCGCCATCCACCCGGACGACCTTCCCGGCCTGACGCGATACTGGAAAGCACTGCTCCAGGCCGGGGTGCCGGGAAAATACGAGTCTCGCATGCGCGGGGCCGACGGCCAGTATCGCTGGTTTCTTTCCCGCGCGGTTCCCTATCGGAATGAGACAGGCGAGATCGTCAAGTGGTACGGCACCAAGGTGGATATCGAAGGGCACCGCGCATCAATGCGCCTCCTTCGCAATCAGTTCGACGCGATCACAGACCTGCTGGACTCCCTTTCCACCGAAGGGGATTCGGAAAAGCTCGTTGAGCACGTAGCCCGGGTTATTCGGGACCAGACTGCTTCCGACGTGCTGACCTTCTGGATTCGTAATGACGCCGGAGTGATCGACCGCATGGGGATATTCAGCGACAACCGCCTTCAGTTTCCCGCG of the Terrimicrobium sacchariphilum genome contains:
- a CDS encoding PAS domain-containing sensor histidine kinase; its protein translation is MPSENSTPSANAAPTGEDYHASDLRELNRQLVDSEQRLRLALETGRIGLWVWNSSDVANAGDWSPRLREIFGIPLTAEVTHDVFLNCVHPDDREKVDAAVMNALGGANDGEYRMEYRSIHPRDGSLHWVTAHGQAFFDDQKRPIRFIGTVMDITDRKEAEVELSSLNRELESRIAERTRELELANAALLRSEDRLRRVIDTIPGLVFTSSPEGSFDYLNKRWLDYTGMSLEDSTGWGWQVAIHPDDLPGLTRYWKALLQAGVPGKYESRMRGADGQYRWFLSRAVPYRNETGEIVKWYGTKVDIEGHRASMRLLRNQFDAITDLLDSLSTEGDSEKLVEHVARVIRDQTASDVLTFWIRNDAGVIDRMGIFSDNRLQFPAESASADQIAALRALGHPVWNRFFETCVDCVELDFASDPPMVRIAGSPGTNWMPALGCPPTPALLEDYLRKVKESGTLTAVTVPMPISGSFGGMVSARFRTHRTFRDEELELLKTLAQQAMLTIEMMRLARIGRQSAVISERNRLAREIHDTLAQGLTGVIVQLEAAEDARSQELDAEAGAHIARARELAAESLKEARRSVHAIRPEALSRMDLCAALADLIEKATSRTSVRGSVSVEGDSRPLPKSWEDNLLRIAQEALTNVLRHSRATEFHAKLAFASGSLQLALSDNGQGFDPTQKPDGFGLRGMRERVEAMDGSLTVESHPGTGTRIAVVLTLPSPTDENRIA